DNA from Variovorax sp. V213:
ACGGCGGCATGCCCGAGCAGGTGGTGGGCACCGTGCGCATCCACCGCGGCGAGGCCCCGGGCGAATGGTGGGGCTCGCGGCTGGCCGTGCATCCCGCGTTCCGCAGCCAGGGCCACCTGGGCGCCACGCTGATACGGCTCGCGGTGTCACGCGCCAATGCGTTGGGTTGCGATGCGTTCTTCGCGCAGGTGCAGATGCAGAACGTGCCGCTGTTCCAGAAGCTGGGCTGGCAGATGCTCGAAGAGTGCGCCGTCCACGGCCGTCCGCATGCGCGGATGCAGGCGGG
Protein-coding regions in this window:
- a CDS encoding MSMEG_0567/Sll0786 family nitrogen starvation N-acetyltransferase, with protein sequence MLCIDDLSELDLHYAPVEYLVREAAQQWERDEAMALRRAVFCIEQGIFARDDRDTIDDHARLLVAMSCNGGMPEQVVGTVRIHRGEAPGEWWGSRLAVHPAFRSQGHLGATLIRLAVSRANALGCDAFFAQVQMQNVPLFQKLGWQMLEECAVHGRPHARMQAGLAFYPPCHDPVSGFVTRARVAA